From one Deltaproteobacteria bacterium GWA2_45_12 genomic stretch:
- a CDS encoding EscS/YscS/HrcS family type III secretion system export apparatus protein encodes MESYVLGVSNQALLLTLILSGPPILAAMIVGLIISLVQATTQVQEQTLTFVPKMVVVFLVLALLGPIGMAQLVTFTHTLLTTFPDFIK; translated from the coding sequence ATGGAATCCTACGTTTTAGGAGTTTCAAATCAGGCTCTTTTGTTGACTCTTATCTTGTCAGGCCCACCCATTTTGGCGGCGATGATCGTGGGGCTTATCATCAGCCTTGTTCAGGCCACCACCCAGGTTCAGGAACAGACACTTACTTTCGTGCCAAAAATGGTGGTTGTTTTTTTAGTTCTGGCTTTGCTTGGCCCCATTGGCATGGCTCAGCTGGTTACCTTTACCCATACATTACTGACAACATTCCCGGATTTTATTAAGTAA
- a CDS encoding DoxX family protein translates to MKEKIKKYHESFIKITSLFQHPLLFIVRLYWGWQFLITGWGKLHNIEKVTEFFIELKIPLPELNAYFVGGLEFVGGALLLVGLAARIIALPLTVNMIVAYLTADREAVLQIFSNQEPFFAAAPFLFLYASLLVLAFGPGCFSLDALLKLQCKKCEKGLPQ, encoded by the coding sequence ATGAAAGAAAAAATAAAAAAATATCATGAAAGCTTTATAAAAATAACGAGCTTGTTTCAACACCCGCTCTTATTCATTGTTCGCCTTTATTGGGGATGGCAGTTTTTAATCACTGGTTGGGGAAAATTACATAACATCGAAAAAGTGACCGAATTTTTTATTGAACTAAAAATTCCCCTTCCAGAGTTAAACGCTTATTTCGTCGGCGGCTTGGAATTTGTCGGCGGCGCCCTTCTTCTTGTGGGGTTAGCGGCTCGAATCATCGCCCTCCCTTTGACTGTAAACATGATTGTGGCCTACCTCACAGCCGACCGCGAGGCCGTCCTCCAAATTTTTTCAAATCAGGAACCCTTCTTTGCTGCCGCCCCCTTTTTATTTTTATACGCAAGCCTTCTGGTGCTGGCCTTTGGACCAGGCTGTTTTTCGCTGGATGCTTTACTCAAATTACAATGCAAAAAATGTGAAAAGGGTTTGCCCCAATAG
- a CDS encoding YggS family pyridoxal phosphate enzyme, whose amino-acid sequence MSDSFRERKALIQNRIQAACKKSGRHPSEINIIAVSKTKPAEAIYQAHLEGQISFGENYTQELLDKQEILKDLKLEWHFIGHLQRRKAREIVGKVDTIHSLDSYQLAYEIEKLAKKAGKIQKCLLQVNLSSEDTKSGIHHEELSKLLTEISNLAYVKITGLMTLPALFENPEEVRPFFQFLRELRNLMNASQVYKEPLTELSMGMSHDFEMAIEEGATMVRIGTALFGER is encoded by the coding sequence ATGAGTGATTCGTTTCGTGAACGAAAGGCACTTATACAAAATCGCATTCAAGCGGCCTGCAAAAAATCGGGGCGTCATCCTAGTGAAATAAACATTATTGCAGTTTCAAAAACAAAACCCGCGGAGGCTATTTATCAAGCTCATCTTGAAGGACAGATTTCTTTTGGGGAAAATTACACTCAAGAACTTTTGGACAAACAAGAAATTCTGAAAGATTTAAAACTCGAATGGCATTTCATCGGACATTTACAGCGGCGCAAAGCCAGGGAAATCGTCGGCAAAGTGGATACGATCCATTCCCTGGATTCTTATCAACTAGCCTACGAAATTGAAAAATTAGCTAAAAAAGCGGGGAAAATCCAAAAATGTCTTTTGCAGGTAAATCTGTCGAGTGAAGACACAAAATCAGGCATCCATCATGAAGAACTTTCCAAGTTGCTTACCGAAATAAGCAACCTGGCTTATGTCAAAATTACAGGTTTGATGACACTGCCGGCTCTGTTTGAAAATCCGGAAGAAGTACGTCCTTTTTTCCAGTTTTTAAGAGAGCTGAGAAATCTGATGAATGCTTCCCAAGTTTATAAAGAACCTCTTACGGAACTTTCCATGGGCATGTCCCACGATTTTGAGATGGCCATTGAAGAAGGAGCCACCATGGTCAGAATAGGAACCGCGTTATTTGGAGAAAGATGA
- a CDS encoding EscR/YscR/HrcR family type III secretion system export apparatus protein translates to MLFILVILALAPFLVMMMTSFVKIAVVFSLLRNAMGTQQIPPNQIVNGLAIILTIYIMVPVGTDVYNSIKETIHDPQVQSQPVLSQTSFNVVKKAVSAGKEPIRQFLLKQSSAKDRNVFYTLAKKLRGPEGDDSIKDDDFLILVPSFMITELTEAFQIGFILFLPFLVIDMVVSNILLAMGMFMVSPVTVSFPFKLLLFVLVDGWALITKGLILGYMK, encoded by the coding sequence ATGTTGTTTATCCTGGTGATTCTGGCCCTGGCCCCTTTTTTGGTGATGATGATGACTTCCTTTGTGAAGATAGCGGTTGTTTTTTCGCTTCTTCGCAATGCCATGGGCACCCAGCAAATTCCGCCCAATCAAATTGTCAATGGCTTGGCCATTATTCTCACCATTTACATCATGGTGCCCGTGGGGACCGATGTTTACAACAGCATCAAGGAAACCATCCATGACCCGCAGGTTCAAAGTCAGCCTGTTTTGTCACAAACCTCTTTTAATGTTGTCAAAAAAGCGGTGAGCGCAGGGAAGGAACCCATTCGCCAATTTTTGTTGAAACAATCATCGGCTAAAGATCGCAATGTTTTTTATACCCTGGCCAAAAAACTGCGTGGGCCCGAGGGAGATGACAGTATTAAAGATGATGATTTTCTCATTTTAGTCCCCTCCTTCATGATTACCGAACTGACCGAGGCGTTTCAAATAGGGTTCATTTTGTTTCTGCCGTTTTTGGTCATTGATATGGTGGTGTCCAATATTCTTTTGGCCATGGGGATGTTCATGGTGTCGCCCGTGACGGTTTCGTTTCCCTTCAAACTCTTGCTTTTTGTACTTGTGGATGGTTGGGCCCTTATCACCAAGGGACTTATTTTGGGGTATATGAAATAA
- a CDS encoding pyrroline-5-carboxylate reductase, which produces MKTGFLGTGNMAEALIAGLIKSKTLKPKEIFGFDLDTTKLKKIQKKYRIQTCNTATELALKSGTLVLSVKPQNMAEALRTIQATINSKHLLVSIAAGLSTDTISLMAGKQIRLVRVMPNTPALVGTGAAGFYANKNCNPKDKKRVQKIFESVGIAVEMKNEDDLDSVTGLSGSGPAYVYAFAEALITGAAECGLDEPTAKKLALQTLMGAAKLMLQSKDTPSELMAKVASKGGTTEAGLKILETQNFRQTVIDCVKAATQRAKELKQIM; this is translated from the coding sequence ATGAAAACCGGCTTCCTTGGAACAGGCAACATGGCCGAGGCCCTTATCGCGGGCCTTATCAAAAGTAAAACACTCAAGCCCAAAGAGATTTTTGGGTTCGATCTTGATACGACCAAACTAAAAAAAATTCAAAAAAAATACCGAATTCAAACTTGTAACACAGCTACAGAACTTGCCTTAAAAAGCGGGACCCTTGTCCTTTCTGTCAAACCACAAAACATGGCCGAGGCTTTAAGAACCATTCAAGCTACGATCAATTCCAAACATCTCCTTGTTTCAATTGCCGCCGGCTTGAGCACTGATACAATTTCTTTGATGGCAGGAAAACAAATCCGTCTTGTCCGTGTCATGCCCAACACGCCTGCCTTAGTGGGAACGGGAGCAGCGGGGTTTTATGCCAATAAAAACTGTAACCCCAAGGACAAAAAACGGGTTCAGAAAATTTTTGAGTCGGTCGGAATTGCGGTTGAAATGAAAAATGAAGACGATCTCGATAGTGTCACCGGCCTTTCAGGCAGCGGTCCGGCCTATGTTTATGCCTTTGCCGAGGCTCTCATAACAGGCGCTGCAGAATGCGGGCTTGATGAACCCACAGCCAAAAAACTAGCCCTTCAAACCCTGATGGGAGCCGCCAAGCTGATGCTACAAAGTAAAGATACCCCTTCAGAGCTTATGGCCAAAGTAGCCTCCAAAGGGGGCACCACCGAAGCGGGGTTGAAAATTTTGGAAACCCAAAATTTTCGGCAAACGGTTATTGACTGTGTCAAGGCTGCAACACAAAGGGCGAAGGAATTGAAACAAATCATGTAG
- a CDS encoding 4a-hydroxytetrahydrobiopterin dehydratase: MSALASKACVPCQGGVPPLTGGEIRSLQRQLGGAWKVVDDHHLEKEFKFSDFKTALQFTNKIGNLAEAEGHHPDIALSWGKVGITLWTHTINGLCESDFILAAKIDKLAS, encoded by the coding sequence ATGAGTGCATTGGCATCAAAAGCGTGTGTTCCCTGTCAGGGAGGGGTTCCGCCCCTTACAGGAGGGGAAATCCGCTCCTTACAAAGGCAACTGGGCGGAGCCTGGAAAGTGGTTGACGACCATCACCTGGAAAAGGAATTCAAGTTTTCCGATTTTAAAACGGCCCTCCAATTTACAAACAAGATCGGAAATCTGGCTGAAGCTGAAGGGCATCATCCCGATATCGCCCTTTCATGGGGCAAGGTAGGCATTACCTTATGGACGCATACCATTAATGGTCTTTGCGAGAGCGATTTTATTCTGGCTGCCAAAATAGATAAATTAGCTTCTTAA